ACTACGATTCGGTGAAAGGCAGCCCCGGAGCCAACGACAACGCCAGCGGCGTCGCGGCACTATTAGAGCTCAGCGGCGCGCTGGCTCAGGCGAAGCCGGCGCGCACGCTGCGCTTCGTCGCCTTCGTCAATGAGGAACCGCCGTTCTTCTACTGGGGCGAGATGGGCAGCAAGGTATACGCCGAGGAGGCCCGCGCCCGGGGCGACGACATACGGCTGATGATCTCCCTCGAGATGCTGGGCTATTACAGCGAGGAGCCGGGCAGTCAGCGCTACCCGCCGCTGTTCGGATTCTTTTACCCAGACCGGGCGAACTTCATCGGCTTGGTGTCGAACTTCGACTCGCGCAGCCAACTGAAAGAGCTGGTGGCCGCCTTCCGTGTCTGCTCTGATTTCCCGGCGGAGTCGCTCGCCACCTTCGAGCTCGTCCCAGGCGTTGGCTGGAGCGACCATCGCTCCTTCTGGCGTGAAGGCTATCCGGCGGTGATGGTCACCGACACCGCTTTCTATCGCTATTCCCACTACCATAGCCAAACGGATACGCCCGAGAAGCTCAACTACCACGCCATGGCACAGGTGGTGACGGGGCTGCAGGCAGCGCTTGGCGTCTTAGCGCGGCAGTCGACAGGCGTAGGACGCGCCGGGTGCCCCACGAGGTGAGAGAACGACAACGCTGCCCCAGCCTTGCTTAGCCGCCGGTGCTCTGACCCCGCGGCACGGGTGTCAGGGCGCCATTGGTATACCTCTCTCAGACCGTAAAGCGCCCAACCGGTGTTCGGCGTTCGCGAGACTCGCGCAAAAGGCCGGGTCGGTGACACCTCACGCAGGTCTGGGCGCTGTTGCGAGTATCTTGCGCGTTACATTGACAGAAACGCGTTCGACCAAGGCAAACGCAAGCCGGTAGGGAGCTAATCAAGGCAGGCATGATTACAATAGAACACCCCAGCCCGCTTGTTTGTCACAACCTTGTCACACCCAGAATGACGAAATATGATTAATCATTGTTACGCTATTTTTCGAGGTATAGGCGTGTAAGTGCTTGACATAACAAAACAAATAATTTTGCAGCTACGCACTTGAAAAACCGTAGTGGGGCAACCCACCGGGGGTTCGAATCCCTCCCTCTCTCCAGCATGTATAAGAAGAATAGTAATCCGCAACCGATATCCCCGCCCATCCGGTTCAGCTCCCTGAGCCGACAATCTCCCTTGGCCCTCACTCGCGCGAGACGCTAAAACGCCCCGAAATTTTGGACCTCAGGCCGATGAAAGCCAGGCCCAGGGAAGGGCCTGCTTGGCGCGCCGAGGATGCAACGGCCGAAAAATCCCTCCACTTGTGACCGAGGATTCGCGTGTTTGACATTCCACAGGTTCATCAGTACTTTCCCTTTCGAAGAAAAAGGGCTTTTAGAATCCCTAACCCTGACCAGCAGTCCCATCATCACAACCCATCCATCCGGGAGGACACAGCAATGGCAGAGAATCGTGGAGTCGTTTATTTAGGGCCGGGCCAGGTCGAGGTGCAGGAAATCAACTACCCCAAACTGGCCAATCCCAAGGGCAAAAGGATTGACCACGCGGCGATCCTGAAGGTCGTCTCGACCAACATCTGCGGCAGCGATCAGCATATGGTACGCGGCCGCACGACCGCGCCGCGCGGCCTGGTGTTGGGGCACGAGATCACCGGCGAGGTCATAGAGGCCGGCAAGGGCGTCGAATTTCTGAAGGTCGGCGATCTGTGCTCGGTGCCGTTCAACGTGGCTTGCGGGCGCTGCCGCAGTTGCAAGGAACAGAAGACCGGCGTCTGTCTGACCGTCAATCCGGCGCGCGCAGGCGGCGCATACGGCTATGTAGACATGGGCGGCTGGGTCGGCGGGCAGGCCGAATACGTGCTGGTGCCGTACGCCGATTTCAACCTGTTGAAGTTTCCCGACAAAGATCAGGCGATGGCGAAGATCAAGGACCTGACCTGTCTGTCGGACATTTTGCCGACAGGTTATCACGGTTGCGTGTCGGCGGGCGTGGGGCCGGGCACGATCGTGTACATCGCGGGCGCGGGGCCGGTGGGCTTGGCTGCTGCTGCTGCGGCGCAGTTGCTAGGCGCGGCCTGCGTGATCGTGGGCGATATGATTCCGGCGCGTTTGAAGCAGGCCAAATCGTTCGGCTGCGAGGTGGTGGATTTGTCGAAGAGCGCGCCGCTGGCCGAGCAGATCGCGCAGATCGTCGGCGAGCCGCAGGTGGATTGCGCGGTGGACGCGGTCGGTTTCGAGGCGCGCGGGCACGGGGCGGAATCGCGCGTCGAGCATCCGGCGACGGTGCTCAATTCGATTATGGAAATCACGCGGGCGGGCGGCGCGCTGGGCATCCCCGGCCTCTACGTGACCGACGATCCGGGCGCGGTGGACGACAATGCCAAGCGCGGCAGCTTGAGCATCCGGCTGGGCCTGGGCTGGGCCAAGAGCCATTCGTTTATGACCGGGCAGACGCCGGTGTTGAAATACAACCGGCAACTGATGAACGCGATCTTGTACGACAAGATCAAGGTCGCCAAAGCCGTCAACGTCACGGTCATCACGCTGGACGACGCGCCGAAGGGTTACGCCGATTTCGACAAGGGCGCGGCGCGGAAGTTTGTGCTTGATCCGCACGGAATGTTGAAGAAGGCCGCTTGAATGCGGATTGCGGATTTCGATTCGCAATCCGCGATTTGTGCAATAGGAGTTGTATGAAAGCGATTTGGAAAGACGTGGTGATTGCGGAGAGCGCTGGTCATGAACACGGCGCTCGCCACTGGCGACGTACCGTTCGGCGAAGGCTTCCTTGCTTGGCGCGACTGGGCCAACGAGAACCCGGACATGCCGATCGCCAAGGTGATGGGGCGCAGTTGTCCGCACTTGACTCCCCAGGAATGGGCGAGCTATGACGCCCTTTATCCCAACACCTGCTACAAGTCCGGCGTGCGACGCTGGATTTTGTTATCCCCTCACACCCGGTGGCGATAGGCTGCACCTCGATTGACGCGGCGCACGGCGTCGCATGCGATGCTCGTGCGCGGTTCTTGCGCTGTCCGGTAGTGGGGCACTGTCACGTTGTTGCCCCTGATTACACCGACCCGCAACTATCTATCGCTTCGTACAGCGCCACTTTCCATAGCCGTATAGCTACTGGGGCACTGTCTGCATTTCAATGTGGAGAGTGATAATAGCAAGGCCGATAATAACGCTGAGTTTTAGCATCAGCATTGGATGGCATGGTGGGTAAGCCGGTTGACGCAGCGTGACTTGTCGTCCGCAAATATTTCCCGCCAATGCGCTTCGTGGCTAGCTGAAGACTACTGGCGTTGTACTAGACGATCCGTGTACCCTGAACGGCTGGAAATACTTGCACGTATCATCCCGTTTTGGCCTCGACCCTGCTGCGCTCATGTGCACGCTTGCCGCTGACAATCGATGAATTTGGAGAAAAATACTGGGTATGGTTTCGGTCCAGCCGATAGATGACAAAACATTCAACGTAACCGTCACGGGCACGACCACGACCACCCACACGGTGACGGTGGAGCCCGATTACTATAAGAAGCTGACAGGTGGGCGGGTGCGCGCCGAGACGCTTGTCGAGAAATCGTTTGCGTTCTTGCTAGCCCGCGAGCCCAATACTAGTATCCTGCGGAGCTTCGAACTGCCCGTCATCTGTCGGTACTTTCCGGAGTACGAAACGACGATTAAGAAAATGCTCGGCTAGCTTGGTCGCCACCGAGCATGTCTGTTTCGCTCACCAACGCCAGTAATAGCGATTATAGCTTTTTGTGTCCATGCCGCTTATACTATATTCGTTGCAGTGCACGTCTTGTAGTCAGTTCGGAAGTCCCTCCAGTTTTTTCGGTCGTTACTCCCGCATGTCGCCTTCAGGATCGGGATTGCACCATTCCAATTCAACCAAACAGAGGTATTTCCGTGATTACAGGAACAGTAAAGTGGTTCAACGACAGTAAGGGCTACGGCTTCATTACCCGGCAGGACGGCGGCAAGGATGTATTCGTGCATCACTCTGCCATCCAGGGTAACGGCTTCAAGTCCCTGGCGGAGGGCCAAAACGTAACCTTCGACGTGGAGCAGGGCCCGAAGGGCCCGTCGGCGGCGGCAGTGCAGCCGGCTTAAACATCAAGCACTGCGTAAGCAGGTTTCACGAGACCCCGCCACCCGGCGGGGTCTTTTTTTGGAGGAAGGTAAGGGGAGACGAAGCGAAGGCGTAATTTTGTGCTGCGCATTTAATCTTCGACCGGGCGTTACTCCGGTTTTTGGCCAACCGCTAGCGAGTCGCTGAGAAATCGGGGTAGCCTAATCGCATGGGATTCGTTCGTCAGTGTAATGCGCAAAAATTTCCGAGTATTCAGCTCCAATGTGACCACTAATTTTGGATGCCGCCCGTATGCCAAGCAGCGCTTGCTGTTCAAATATTCGTTTGTGGCTTAAGCAGCTGGGTCGAGGACCAACGCTAATAGGCTTCTATAGCCGTTCTCCATCGCAATTAACGCGTGAAAATCATCGAAAACCCTCCACAATATTTTTCGGAACGCCAATTGTCAGTGCGCGTCAACTGGTCTAGTAAGATGTTCTATTTGCCGTGTTCCCACGTCTTTTTTGAAGCGGCTCTTCCGCTCGGGCGCGCTGGTTCGCAGAACCACCGCAAAACACACTGAGAAATCACCATGAAACATCTAACTATCGCCTTGGCCGCCTGCCTGGCTTTCGCCCACGGCTTGACTAATGCCCAGCCGCCGACCGAACCTGATTCCGACGCCGCCACGGTCGTCAAGGACAGCAACATTTTTGCCCTCGACTTGTATAGTCACCTAGCCCAGCAGGACGGCAACCTTTTCTTCTCGCCCTACAGTATCTCCAACGCGCTCGCCATGACCTACGCCGGCGCCCGCGGTGAGACGGCAATGCAGATAGCAACGACCCTGCACTTTACGCTCGAGCAGGATCGGCTGCACCCTGCGTGGGGCAATCTTAGGAAGGAAATCCAAGGTGCCGGCCAGGGGCGCACGGTTCAGCTCAAATATCAGCTCCATAGCGCCAACCACCTCTGGGGCCAGAAGGACTACAGCTTTTTGCCTGCCTTTTTGAAGACCACCGAGAACTACTACGGCGCCGGCTTGAAGGAGGTTGATTTCATAAACGGCCGCGAAGAGGCGCGCCAGACCATCAACGCTTGGGTCGAGGAGCAAACCAAGGACAAGATCAAAGAGATAATCAAGCCCGACATCCTCACCGAAGACACACGCCTGGTCCTGACCAATGCCATCTATTTCAAGGGCGCCTGGAGGCGCCCCTTTTTGCCCAAGAAAACCACAGACGGGGACTTCAGCGTGGCCGACGGCAAGAAGGTCAAGGCGAAGCTGATGCGCAGCCCCAACCGCACTAACTACTTCAAGGGGAGGGCTTCGAGGCACTGGAGCTGCTCTATGAGGACCGCGACCTATCGATGATTGTGCTACTGCCCAACAAGGCCGACGCTCTGCCAGCCTTCGAGAAGAGACTGACGGCGGCCAACCTGTCGCAGTGGCTAGCCAGGCTGTCCGACCACAATGTAGACGTGACGTTGCCGAAGTTCAAGCTGACCTCTGAGTTCATGCTCAAGGACGTGCTGTCGAATATGGGCATGCCGCTCTCCTTTGATCGCGATAAAGCCGACTTCAGCGACATGACGAAGCGCGAACGGCTCTTCGTCAGCCACGTAGTGCATAAAGCGTTTGTGGATGTCAATGAGGCTGGCACTGAGGCGGCGGCGTCCACGGCGGAGCTGATGGAAATCGTTTCGGCACCACCGCGGGCCACGTTCCGCGCCGACCGCCCCTTCATGTACCTAATCCGCGACAACCGCACCGGCAGCATCCTATTCCTGGGTCGTGTTGTGGATCCGGCTTTGACAAGACTGAAACTAGGTCGGAGTTCGCCTTATAATTAGCAATCTCGACAGACACGTTTCTCGCACATCGTACCGCCCATCAGTTACCTGAAAACCGAGTTGTTTCCGCACGCCCGGTACTTGGCGACAGCAGTTGCCGTTCCAAGAGAAAATTCCAGAGAGGCGGTAACTCCAATTTGGGAACGAATCAACAGCATGGAGCGGTGTCCCGTTGCAGCGGGTTCATGGTGACCGAGTGGTGCGGGGATCTGGACCAAATTTTGGCTTGACAAGATCTATTTGTATATGCAACACTACGCACCGGTGAAAATGGAATCGAACAAAATGAAGTACGATAACGGTATTATTGATCAGATAAGGTGTGAGTGTCTGTTTAGTCGTGCACGCATACTCAATCGTGTTCTCACGGGCATCTACGATGATGAATTGCGCGCATTCGGTCTGAGAGCAACACAACTCAATCTCCTGGTGGCTGTGGCGAGGATCGGCCCCGTTCGGCGTATCGACATTGGCAAGCGCCTTCACCTCGACCCATCAACGCTGACACGTAATCTAAAGATTATGCTGACTAATGGTTGGGTAGAAGAGATTATAGATGGAGAAGACGGGCGAGGCTCGCCGTTGCAGGTTACGGCCAAAGGTCGTGATCTTCTGCATCAAATCGTTCCTTCTTGGCGTAAGGCACAGGATCGCACACAAAACCTTATTGGGGATAATGGAGCGAGACTCTTGCGAAAGCTCGTAGGAAACATGATCGGGCTTCCAGCAGGGTAGGTGTATTTTTTTGATTACATACTTGCATATACAGATACATGGCACTCTGGCAGCAGGCTCTCCACCTTAACCTCAAACAGGGACAAGATTTTTAGTTGAACCCATCACTAACCGAGCAAGAAACCGAGAGAGGAGACAAAATGGCAAAACCAAAAATGTTGATCACGGCAGTGCGGGGCAAATTCCTAGCTTGCCTGCTGCTACCACTCACGATGTTTCTTGGGTGCACCCCTCAAGACAAACCATCCCAGCAGGTCTCACGGCCTGTGAAGGTCGTCCGAATCGGGGATGAGGCCGCAGCCGGCGTGATGAGTTTCGCCGGGGAAGTGCGGGCACGATACGAGACGATTTTAGCCTTCCGGGTATCGGGCAAAATGATTGACCGTCACGTGGAGGTGGGTGATCGAGTGCGCAAAGGTCAGCGCGTCGCGCGTCTTGATTCCACCGATTACCGGCTTGGAACGGAAGCGCTTAAAGCCCAGCTCAACTCAGCCCAGGCTGAACGGGATTTTGCCCGGGATGATCTGATGCGTTACCGCGAACTCCTCAATCAGCGGGTCATTAGTCCAGCCGAGTTCGACCGACACGACACTGCGTACACCACCGCGAGGGAACGGGTGGTGACGTTGGAAGCTCAACTGAGCCAAGCGACCAACCAATTACAGTATACCGATCTGTTGGCGGATCGGGATGGTGTGGTCACGGGACTGGAAGTCGAGACGGGGCAGGTGGTGACTGCCGGTCAGCCCGTCATCAAGCTGGCCCGTCTTGATGAGAAGGAAATCCATATTGATGTCCCCGAGCAGCGCGTGGCCGGAATCGATCTCCATCAGAAAGTCAGCGTGACCCTGTGGGCTGACGGCGACCGGCGGTATACGGCGCGTATCCGCGAAATCGCGGCAGCGGCCGACCCAACCAGCCGCACCTATCGCGTCAAGGCGACACTCCTTGAGAGGCAGGATGAAGCACGGCTCGGCATGACGGCGACGGTGTGGATTCCCGTGACTACATCACCTCGCATCACCGTCCCTTTCTCGGCCGTATTCACCCCGCAGAACGAGCCTGGACGTCCGCGTGTGTGGCTGGTGGAAGAAGGAGGCAGCACGGTCAAATCCGTACCGGTTCGGCTGGGCGAGCCACTGGACGGAGAGCGCATTGTCGTTGCGGGAGTCGTGTCTGGACAATTAGTCGTTAGCGCCGGGGTACAGCGCCTGGCTGAGGGACAGGCAGTGCGCTTGCCGGAAAAGGTCGCGGCGGCCATGCAGGGCTACGTCGCCGAAAGCAAGGAGTATCAGCCATGAAGAATTTCAATCTGAGCGAGTGGGTACTCGAACATCGCTCCATCACCGGTTTTCTCATGGTGCTGGTGCTGCTCGGCGGAATTGTCGCCTATTTCCAGCTGGGACAGCGGGAAGACCCGGAATTCACCTTCCGGGTGATGGTCGTCAAAACCCTCTACCCTGGGGCGACCGCGCTGGAAACAGAGCAACAGGTGACCGACCGTCTGGAAAAGAAAATCCAGGAGTTGCCAAACCTGGACACCCTGCGCAGCTACTCGAAATCCGGCGAATCGGTCATTTTCGTTTCACCCCGTGAAGATACGCCACCTAAAGAAATTCCCGATCTCTGGTATCAAGTGCGCAAGAAGGTCGGTGACATCCGCATGAGCTTGCCGCCCGGCATCGTCGGCCCCTTCTTCAATGACGAGTTCGGCGATACCTACAGCCTCCTGTATGCCTTTTCCGGGGAAGGCTTCAGCTACGCCGAGCTGAAAGCTGCGGCAGATTCGGCCCGGCAGCAGATCTTGCGCGTCAAGGATGTCGAGAAAGTCGATCTCATCGGCGTCCAGGACGAAAAGATTTACGTCGAGTTTTCCGACAAGAAGCTGGCCGAACTGGGTCTGGACACCGCGGCGGTCGCCCAGGTACTCCAGGCGCAGAACGGCATGGTGCCAGCCGGGACGGTGTTTTCCTCGCAGCGCAATCTCCCCATACGACTCACCGGCCCATTCGACTCGGTGGATAGCGTGGCGAACCTGGCCGTGCGTCTCGATGGCCGGACCATCAGAGTCAGCGATTTCGCCAAGGTGACGCGGGGCTATACCGATCCGCCGGAATTCGAGATGCGCTTCAACGGTCAGGAAGCCATCGGGCTCGGTGTCACCATGAACAGGAAAGGCGATGTGCTGGAACTGGGCAAAGCGCTTGAAACCGCCATGACTCGGATCGAGGGGGAACTCCCGGTGGGCATCGAGGTCGAGCGGGTCGCCAATCAATCGCGCGTGGTCAAAACGGCCATCGGCGAATTCCTGCGCACCTTCTTCGAGGCGCTGGCGGCGGTGCTGCTCATCAGCTTCCTGAGCCTCGGATTTCGCACCGGCTCCGTCGTCGGGCTGACGGTGCCCCTGGTTCTGGCCGGAACGCTGCTGTGCATGTGGCTCTTGGGCATGGAAATTCATCGCATTTCGCTGGGCGCCTTGATTCTCGCGTTGGGTCTTCTGGTGGACGACGCCATGATTGCTATCGAGATGATGGCGCGCAAACTCGAAGAGGGATGGGATCGGATGCGCGCCGCGACTTTTACCTACCGCGCCACGGCCTTCCCGATGTTGACCGGTACGCTGATTACCATTGCCGGCTTCCTGCCGGTGGGCTTGGCCAAATCGCAGGCGGGCGAATATACGGTGGCGATTTTTCAGGTGATGGCCATCTCGCTGCTCCTGTCGTGGATCGGTGCGGTGGTCTTCACACCCTATCTGGGCTTTCTGATGCTCAAGACCAAGGGCAAGGGGCACACGCCCGGCCACGACCTTTTTGACACGCCGTTCTATAATCGTCTGCGCCGCTGGGTGGATCGATGCGTGGAACATCGCAAGACAGTGATCATCGGCACGGTGGCGCTGTTCGGCGTCGGCGTCGTGACCCTGACCCAAGTTCCCGAACAGTTTTTCCCATTGTCCAATCGGCCGGAAGTCATCATCGACCTCTGGTTGCCGGAGGGTAGTTCCTTCGCGCAAACCGAAGCGGTCGCCAAGCGCATGGAGGCGCTGCTTGCCACGGACGAGGACGTGGTGAATTACGCGACCTATATCGGCGGCGGCAGCCCGAGGTTTTTCCTGCTTATCGTACAACAACTGGCCAATACCAACCTCGCCGAATTCGTGGTGATGACCCGTGACAATGTGGCCCGCGAACGGGTCATGCAACGTCTTCGACTGACCTTCTCCACGGATTTCCCGGGAGTGCGCGGACGCACCATGCGCCTCAACGTCGGACCGCCGATGGATTATCCGCTCGTGTTCAGGGTGTTCGGTGAAGATCCCAAGATCGTTCGCAACATCGCCGACCGGGTGGCCGAGGTCGTGCGCACCAACCCCAACACGGTCGATGTGAACGACGACTGGCACGATCGCATTCCTTCGTTACGTCTCGTACTCGATCAGGACAAGGCGCGTGCACTCGGCGTCTCTACTTCAAGTTTGTCGCAAGCCTTGCAAGCTCACTATACGGGCATCCCCGTTGGACAGTTCCGCGAGGACGACAAACTCATCGACATCGTCTGGAGAGCGCAAAAGGACTTACGTGCTGCCGCCGACGAATTGCCCGATGTCACTGTTCGGACGGCCAACGGCAGATCGGCACCGCTGGCGCAGTTCGTCAAGTTCGAAACCGTCTTCGAGGACGGCGTCCGTTGGCGCCGCAACCGCTTCCCGGCAATTTCGGTACGGGCCGACGTGGTAGACGGCATGTTGGCGCCCGATGTAGCCGCGCAGATCGTTCCGAAGCTCGAGCCCATCAAAGACAGCCTCCCCGCCGGCCATTTCATCGAAACCGGCGCGGCCAAGGAAGACGCCTGGATCGCTCAGAAGTCGATCCTGATTTGGATTCCGCTCGTCGTGATCGTCACGCTCATCCTGCTGATGATTCAATTGCAGAATCTGTCCAGAACCTTCCTTGTTTTTATGACGGCGCCTCTAGGGGTAATCGGGGCCGCGTTCGCCCTGTTGCTGTTCGGTGCTCCCTTCGGTTTCGTGGCCCTGCTCGGCATCATCGCCCTGGCCGGCATGATCATGCGCAACTCGGTGATCCTGGTGGATCAGATCGAGCAGGACGAAAAGGCCGGCCGGGATACCTGGACCGCCATCGTAGAATCGACCGTCCGGCGTTTCCGGCCCATCCTGTTGACTGCGGCGGCGGCTATCGTGGCAATGATTCCGTTGTCGCGTAACGATTTCTTCGGATCGCAGGCTATCGCCATCATGGGCGGACTCACTATTGCTACCGTACTGACAGTGTTCTTCCTGCCGGCGTTGTATGCAGCCTGGTTTCGGGTAAAGCGGGAATGCTCTCAAGCTGATGCGTCGCCGGAAAGTTCGAAGGAAGTTCTCCTTCCCATGGATTCGGTAATTTCTGATAGAGAGGTTCCCGTGATGGCCCGCTATCTAATACCAAGCAT
This window of the Pseudomonadota bacterium genome carries:
- a CDS encoding M20/M25/M40 family metallo-hydrolase codes for the protein MGYQVASQSYEAHGVRSENLEVTLPGVHKPSEIILIGAHYDSVKGSPGANDNASGVAALLELSGALAQAKPARTLRFVAFVNEEPPFFYWGEMGSKVYAEEARARGDDIRLMISLEMLGYYSEEPGSQRYPPLFGFFYPDRANFIGLVSNFDSRSQLKELVAAFRVCSDFPAESLATFELVPGVGWSDHRSFWREGYPAVMVTDTAFYRYSHYHSQTDTPEKLNYHAMAQVVTGLQAALGVLARQSTGVGRAGCPTR
- the fdhA gene encoding formaldehyde dehydrogenase, glutathione-independent, translating into MAENRGVVYLGPGQVEVQEINYPKLANPKGKRIDHAAILKVVSTNICGSDQHMVRGRTTAPRGLVLGHEITGEVIEAGKGVEFLKVGDLCSVPFNVACGRCRSCKEQKTGVCLTVNPARAGGAYGYVDMGGWVGGQAEYVLVPYADFNLLKFPDKDQAMAKIKDLTCLSDILPTGYHGCVSAGVGPGTIVYIAGAGPVGLAAAAAAQLLGAACVIVGDMIPARLKQAKSFGCEVVDLSKSAPLAEQIAQIVGEPQVDCAVDAVGFEARGHGAESRVEHPATVLNSIMEITRAGGALGIPGLYVTDDPGAVDDNAKRGSLSIRLGLGWAKSHSFMTGQTPVLKYNRQLMNAILYDKIKVAKAVNVTVITLDDAPKGYADFDKGAARKFVLDPHGMLKKAA
- a CDS encoding cold-shock protein, which encodes MITGTVKWFNDSKGYGFITRQDGGKDVFVHHSAIQGNGFKSLAEGQNVTFDVEQGPKGPSAAAVQPA
- a CDS encoding MarR family winged helix-turn-helix transcriptional regulator: MKYDNGIIDQIRCECLFSRARILNRVLTGIYDDELRAFGLRATQLNLLVAVARIGPVRRIDIGKRLHLDPSTLTRNLKIMLTNGWVEEIIDGEDGRGSPLQVTAKGRDLLHQIVPSWRKAQDRTQNLIGDNGARLLRKLVGNMIGLPAG
- a CDS encoding efflux RND transporter periplasmic adaptor subunit, translated to MAKPKMLITAVRGKFLACLLLPLTMFLGCTPQDKPSQQVSRPVKVVRIGDEAAAGVMSFAGEVRARYETILAFRVSGKMIDRHVEVGDRVRKGQRVARLDSTDYRLGTEALKAQLNSAQAERDFARDDLMRYRELLNQRVISPAEFDRHDTAYTTARERVVTLEAQLSQATNQLQYTDLLADRDGVVTGLEVETGQVVTAGQPVIKLARLDEKEIHIDVPEQRVAGIDLHQKVSVTLWADGDRRYTARIREIAAAADPTSRTYRVKATLLERQDEARLGMTATVWIPVTTSPRITVPFSAVFTPQNEPGRPRVWLVEEGGSTVKSVPVRLGEPLDGERIVVAGVVSGQLVVSAGVQRLAEGQAVRLPEKVAAAMQGYVAESKEYQP